A segment of the uncultured Desulfobulbus sp. genome:
CAGACACAATCGTTGGATGCGGCCGCCCTTCTGCAGCAGTTGGACCGCCAATGTCCGCTGCCGACCCTGTGGAGTGAGAATTTGCGGCATATTCTTGGCCGTTGGGGTGAGGAGACCAACCACACGCTCCAACCTCCTACCGAGATAGCGGAGTATGTGTATGAAGTCCTTGGCGAGCAGGGGAGGGCAAAGAGTGTGGGCGAGGGGATGTTTCTTGCTACTGCCCATGGGGTCAAAGGACTTGAATTCGACCATGTGTTCATTCTCGGCGACAGTTGGCATCGTGGGTATGCAGAGGCCTCTGAGGATGAACGGCGTCTTTACTACGTGTCGATGTCGCGTGCCCGGGAGACCTTGCACCTCTTTTCCCTGCAGTCGGCAATCAATCCGCATCTTGCTCTGCTTGAGGGGGCCTTTTTGCACAAAAGACAGGCCGCTGCGGTGGAGGATGCACGGCAGAATCCGCGTCAGTACCACCTGCTCGGGTTGGAGGATTTGTTTATCGACTTTGCCGGGACCCGCGGCGAATTCCATCCGGGACGGCAGGCACTGGCAGAGATGGCTGCGGGGGATAGGGTCTGGATGCAGCAGCGAAACGATCGGCTGGAACTTATCAACGAGGGTGGTAGAGCTGTTGCGCGCCTGTCAAAAAAAGCCCGAGACCAGTGGATGGGGAGAATCTCGACAATAGAGGAGATTCGTGTAGTGGCTTTGGTGCGGAGATATATGGAGGATGTCGCGGATGACGCCATGCGGGTTCGGTGCAAGGGAGAGGAGTGGCTGGTTCCCATTGTGGAGGTGATCTGCTGATTGCATTGCCTCGGGAGGTATGACAGCGGGCCATCCTGACAGAAAACCCGGGTGCCGCGATACAATTGCGGCAACCGGGTTGGGTGAACCTCAAAGGCTTACTGAAAATATTTCTTGGTTTCCTTGACGATGACCGGGGTGAGGAAGATGAGTCCGATCAGGTTGGGGATGGCCATCAGGCCGTTTAAGGTGTCGGAAATATTCCAGACAAGGCTCAGCTTGGATATTGCGCCCACACCGATAAAGAGGATGAAGACCAGCCGGTAGGGGAGGATCGATTTGATCCCAAAAAGGTATTCAATCGATTTTTCACCGTAATAACACCAGCCGAGGATGGTGGAGTAGGCAAACATGGCGATGCCGAGGGTGACCACGTGGGCGCCGCCCGGCATGCCGGCTGCGTAGGCGATGGTGCTCAGTTCTGCGCCGGTGTGGCCGCTGGACCAGGTGTTGGTGATGATGAGCACCAGACCGGTCATGGTGCAGACAACGATGGTGTCGATAAAGGTCTGGGTCATGGAGACCAGTGCCTGGCTGATGGGGCTGCGGGTCTGGGCGGCAGCTGCGGCAATGGGGGCGCTACCAAGGCCGGATTCATTGGAAAAAACACCGCGGGCCACTCCCATGCGAATGGCCATCATGACCGTGGAGCCGGCAAAACCGCCAACCGCCGCGGTGGGGCTGAAGGCCTGGTTGAAGATAAGCGCGAACGCATCGGGAACAGCACCGATGTGGGTGAAGATGATGTAGCAAGAACCCACAATATAAAAAAGGATCATGAACGGCACAAACAATCCGGTAAACTGACCGATTTTTTTGATACCGCCTAGGACAACCGCTGCGGTGCCGACCATGAGGACCAGGCCGGTCACCCACTGCGGAATGTGGTAGGTGGCTTCCATGGCATCGGCTACCGAGTTGGCCTGAACCATGTTGCCGATGCCAAAGGCCGCGCAGGCGGCAAAAATGGCGAAGATGGTGCCCAGCCAGGGGAGGTTCAACCCCTTGGAGATGTAATACATTGGCCCGCCGCTCATTTCGCCGTTCTCGTCGACCACGCGGTATTTCACCGCAAGGACCGCCTCGGAATATTTGGTGGCCATACCCACCAGGCCGGTAATCCACATCCAGAACAGGGCTCCGGGGCCGCCGGCGGCAATGGCCGTGGCCACCCCGGCGATGTTGCCGGTGCCGACGGTGGCCGACAACGCGGTCATCAAGGCCTGGAAGTGGGTGATGTCGCCTGGCTGGTCGGTTTTTTCCTTGCGTTTGATCAGGGCGAGGTAGAGTGCATGGCCAAGCTTGGTGAACTGTAGCCCGCGCAGGGCAAGGGTCAGCCAGATACCCGTGCCGACCAGGAGAATCAGCATGGGCGGGCCCCAGGCAAACGCGCCTATTTTTCCCACGATGGCATCCAGTTCATTCAAAACATCCATTCCTTCACTCCTTTGCGATTTGCCTTTATCTGTTGCGTGATTGTTTGCATCGTTCCGAATCCGCATGCATTGCTCGGTACCTCGGTTTCGCTGTCCGTACCATGATGATCGAGGATATTCTTCCAGGTTGCTCCGGACAATGGAGGTGGCACATATGATTCATGTCCGCAAAGGCGTTGGTTGCTGCGCAAGCACGGAATCCAGTCGAAGAGTGCACAGCGGCCGACATTGGAGACTCCTGGATGCAGCCATAGACGCGGTTGCGGGACAAAGTCGATGCGAGCGTGATGCTTGTCGATCAAAAAAAATTGCCAACATACAGAGGATGGGGGAATTCGTCAAAAAAAGAGAGGCGGGATTGTCAAAATATGGAGGTTGGGACACAAGTTCGTTCTCGTATAAAGCCCCGAGAACGACATTTGGACTTCGTAACATACTGATTTCGCGATGTGTGGTTTTCAGGTTTTTGACTTTTTACGAGGTCATCAAGTTTGTGTATGCCTGACACGCAAACGGTAAAATGACGATCTGCTCAACCAGATGGATCCGGAAAACAAGTGGTGCCGCATCAATACCTTGCGTACCACCAAGTCCCCTTGGCGGGGCCTTTGCCGAAAGAGCAAGATTGTTATTCTCTTATGCATAAAAAAAAGCGGGGTATTGGGAAAAAATGCATAAGGTAAGGGGGCGTCTTCACGGGCAAGGGCTAATGGGAGCTCTTCGGGGAAGAACCCAATCCATTACGTAAAAGAATTGAACGTCTATGTTGTATGCTATCTCCGCCCTTATTGTGGGGCTTGTTCTGCTTGTCTGGAGTGCTGATCGATTTATTGAAGGTGCCGCAGCAACGGCCCACCATCTTGGCATGCCTTCGCTATTGATCGGCATGGTCATCGTCGGGTTCGGGACTTCGGCTCCGGAAATGGTTGTTTCGGCCTTGTCGGCCTCCCAGGGGAATCCCGGCATCGCCCTGGGAAATGCCTATGGGTCAAATATCACCAATATTGCGCTCATTTTAGGGTTGACGGCCTTGCTCAATCCTATAGTGATCCATTCCCAGGTGTTGCGCAGGGAGTTGCCCTTGCTCATCGCTGTGACCGCCCTGGCTGGCTGGCAACTGGCGGACGGCGAGATTTCACGGGTTGATGCCTGGGTCATGTTGGGCGTGTTTGCCCTTTTGATGGCTTGGACTATCTGGCAGGGGCTGAGGCAGCCGACCGATGTACTGGCGACCGAGATGACAGAGGAGATCCGCAGTCATGCCATGCCGTTCTCCCGTGCCGCGTTCTGGTTGGTGACGGGGCTTGTCTTGCTGGTGATCAGTTCCAGGATGCTTGTCTGGGGCGCGGTTGAGATAGCACAGGGGTTGGGCGTCAGTGATCTGCTCATCGGGCTAACCGTCGTCGCCGTTGGCACCTCCCTGCCGGAATTGGCCGCAGCCATAGTCGCAGCCCGCAAGGGAGAGCATGATATCGCCCTGGGCAATGTCATGGGCTCCAATCTGTTCAACACCCTGGCCGTGGTCGGTATCGCCGGGGTCATTCATCCCATGGCGGTTGGGCCGGAGGTGTTTTCCCGTGATCTGTTGGTTATGGCGGGACTGACGCTTGCGCTGTGCGTCTTTGGCTACGGTTTTCATGCCCCAGGACGTATCAATCGTTCTGAGGGAGCAATATTGCTGACGTCGTATCTTGGGTATACCGGGTATTTGGTCCACACTTTTCTTGGTTAACTTCCTGGTGTTATCAAGAGAGCGAAACGCTGTTCAGGGATACTTGGAATGAGGTGAGTATGACCAAATTGCCTTTCCGTACCTCGATGTGTTTTGCCCAATATGGCCAGCGAGCTTCGTCCAATCGTTAAGCTGGGAGCGGAAGCCTATCGCCTGCGGATGTACAGCGATTCGCTGAAGTGTATACGCGCCTTTCCAGATGATGCCCGACAGGATGCCGAATAACTTGATAAAGTTCAACGGGGCGAACATCCAGACGATTTCAAGCCCATGCCTTCGATCGGCAAAGGTGTTGAAGAAATTCGAATCTGGAACGAATCCGGGACATTTCGCATCATCTACACCGCAAGATTGGCTGATGCGGTTTATATTTTGCACGCATTTCAGGAGAAAACGCAGACAACCTCAAAACGAGATATTGCATTGGCTAAATCTCGTTACTCTGACCTTATGAAGGTGAGCAAATGACTGAAATGGAAACTTATTCCAACGTATGGGATGCGTTGTCGGATACACCGGAGCAGGCCGCTAATCTTCGGGCCAGGGCTGAGTCAATGCGCCAGATACGACGATCATCAAGGAAAATGGATGGAAGCAGGCCGAAGCGGCTTTACAATGCGGCGTGACCCAGCCCCGTATTAATGATTTGCTCCGTGGTCGTGTCTCTCGATTCTCTCTGGATGCTTTGGTGAACATTGCAACTGCCCTTGGGCGCCGTGTGCACCTGGAGCTTGAACCGGCGTAATTTTGACTTCAGTTGTTCATTGAGCCCAAAAGTTAAACCCCGCCGCCCTCCTTGCGATGAGGAGTTTTCCGGGGATACCGGGATACCATCTCTGGTTACCCAGAAAGTCCATATTAAGTAGGAAGGTTTACTTTTTGCTCTACAGAAGTAATAAGACCGTAGCAATGGCAATAAAATAGACAGAGCCGTTAAGCCCTGCCCCTTTTGTTTCCGGATAAGCGGAAATAGTTACTTTTTTCCTCTACCTACTGCTGCAAGACCAGCAATACCTGTTCCGAAAAGAAGCATGGTGGTCGGTTCGGGTATGGGTGAAGGATTGCCAGCCATCCATCCGCTATCTTCGCCTGCACCTATGCTTTGTACGTGTGCTGCTACAGTCCAGGTGCCGTTACCGCCACCGGAAACACTCATGGCATTAAAGTAGTCTGCTGTAATTCCAGATGCACTAGCACCAAAAACAAATATGTCACCAGCATCAAAACCCGGCATGCCCCAAGAGAAAAGGATATCAAAATATCCATCACCATCGGCTTTGTACTGACCGCCCCATGTAATTGTGGTGGCAGCATCAAAAGAAATTCCACTCCAAGCGATACCGTTTAAATTACCCGTATAATTTAAATATAAAGCGGTAATCGCTTCATCTGCTGTTAATGCTGAAGCATCTATCGTTATTCTTACTGTATCTGTCAGTGTGTCATCAAAAGTGACTACAATAGGAGCGGAAGTTGGCGTTGCTCCACTTATCTCAGTATCGAGGCTTACGGAAAATGGTGTTGCATGAGCATTTAAAACACTTATTAACGAAAGCGATATTAAAGCTAATAGTATGTTTTTCATTTCCTTGCCCTCCATTTATTAAGCGTATAAATTAAACAGCTTCTTTACACTTGATGACCTCGTAAAAAGTCAAACCGCCCAATCCGCTCGAAAAGAAGCGACTGGTTGAAAGTTTGTGCCTTCGTGAGTTCTTGTTGAGAAGTCTTCCCGAAAAAGTTCTTTGAAATATGTTTGGAAAGCCAAAAAGAAAAAAAATAGGCTGTAAAAGGACGTCATTGGGCTGGTTTTCTCGCCCCAGTGCCTGCTGGCCCGCAATATGTTCAAGCCGATGGCCTTCATGAAGGCGGCAAACCGCACTGCTTTCATGCCACGAACCCGGAGATGTTTGACACCGGTGCGCCGGTCGAATTCCGACATGGTCGCCTCAACGCCGGCCCGGTACCGGTACTTCTCCCTGAACTCCGGGCTTTCTTCTTCCTGTCGCCGTCGGGCCAGGCGGATATCCTTGTCGGTGTAGCGGTAGTAATAGCCCTTTTTTCCGATGGAGACGGGGCACCGGTCAAACGAGGAGCAGTTCTGACAAACAGCGATGGGGAAGAGTGCGCTGTAGCCGGATTTTGATTTCTTCACCGTGTCGGGTGCCGTGACCTGGGGGCAGGTGAGAACCTTGCCCTGGTCATCAAGGGTGAATTCGGTCAGGTTGAACTTCTTCTGATTGCCCGGCATGACCGGGGAGATGACTGCCACCTGATGCTCCTGCAGGGCCGTTTCACAATTGCTGTCGCTGCCGTAGAGGGATCGGCCAGCATTTGCTGCGGCAGCATCGCCTTCTGCTCCAGTTGGGCCAAGGCGGGCAGGAGGGCATTGGCATCATGCTGATCCGCGGATTCCACCGCCACCTGCGTGATCAGGGATGGTCCACGCTCATCGGTGGTGGTGTAGTTTTCCACCAACTGCACCTGATACCCTTGGCCTTTATGACTGCTGTAGCCGGCATCCGCATCGGAGGGGTTTTGCAGTGAATCGGAGGGCACCTCCTTGTTCGGCCGGGCCACGGCTTTCTTGCCAGAATCGGCGGTGGTGTCTTCCTCGATGACACACTGTTCGGCGAACAACCGGCTCAGCAGTTTGAAGCTCTGCATGGTGCTGACCTCGTCCACGGCGGCAAAACGCTCGGTCAAGAGCAGCACATCCGCAGCCAACTGATCAAGGGTGCGGGTGGACTCGGTGGGTTTGACCATGGCGAACAAAGACGCCTGCGATTTGCTCAGATACCGTTGGGTCAACTCCGTGTCGAGTTGATCAAAGTGTTCCCGGTGGTGTCGCTTCAGGTTGACGAGGAACTTCTTGATCGTTTTGGTGAACAACCCGATACGACCCAGATTGCGCATGTTGGATTTGACATGCACCGAGTCCATGCGCTGCTTATTCATATCGGCCTTGAGCAACTTGGCCAGGATGCCCAGGGAGGCATCAAATATCTCGGCATAGCTCGCATCCGAGGCCAGGTGATCGCGCATGGTCCAGAGCGTTTTGTGGCTGAGGTATACAGCCGCGTCGGAGCACGAGGTGATGTTGAGGGCATAGTGCCACTGGATATTGAAACAGAACTGCTCAACCGCCTCCTGATCAGTACAATCATGCATTTGCTGGAGGATCATCACCCCCATCATGGCATACAGTTCCTTGGTGGGTCGGCCATTGTAGTCATGATAATGGTGGCGCAGGGACTCCACCGGGAGTTCAGGCAGGATATGCTTCTGAAAAAGACCTGCCCATGAGTTGTCCAGGAGGGCGCGTCGTTTGGGTCCCAAATGGGCCCATGGGTCGAGGATGTTGAGCTGTTTGTGGTTTTTCACGTGAAACATTATCTCGTCTCGCATTTAATTGATATTACGCAAATATATTAACAGAATGCGAGAAAAATGACAATGGTAATCCAGACGTTAATCCTGGAAAATTAACCAGTTAAATAGAAATACTTTTTACGACGCCATCACACTTTCTAAAGCGAAAAATATGCCGCTATGGAATAAAAAAATTTCGTAAGATTTGAGGATTTTGCGCTATCTAGTTTTAATTTTTGTTAAATTAGTGCAAGATTTCCGGATTTATGTTTTTTTTATTCCGGAAAATCAAATTTTCTCTGCGGATTAATCGCAAACTCAGTTAGATACATTGTGGTTTAGTTTCAGTATGCATTGAAATGATAATTGCATGAGGCAAGATTAATCGGAGGTTGGCACGTAGCCAATTTACATGTTTCCTGATTGTACGTCATACCTGAACAGTAATGAGGTAAAATGACGGTTGGCAAAAAGACACTTAAGTATGCAAAGACAATCTTTGTTTTTTAATGTGATGTTATATTGGATAGTTGTATTGCCGAAAGAACTTGCTTGAATTTAGTTTTTATAATGATTAGCACTCCTGCCAATGATGGCCACCTTCATCGTTCTATTCATCCCCCCTACCTACCTATCAATCGTTCGAGGAGAACACATATGAAGAAAATCGTAATCGTAGGAAGTTGTGTTCTTTCCATGATGCTTGCTAATAGCCATTTTGTCAGCGCGAGTAACATTACTGCCCGTACACTGGTGGAACGTGCCAGTTGACCAATGTGAGAGCCAATAAGGTGATCTACAACGGCGATTGCACAATTAAGCTGGAACCAGCGATTTTCTTCCCATCCAAAATCATCGGCGTAAAAGTCGACACAATCAGTGGCTAAAATCCCGCCACTGACAAGATTTTCCTTCCTTTTCTTCCCTTCTTCTTAAAACCTGATGCATATCAGGTGAATTTTCTTCTATTTTTTCCTTTGTAGTTTCTTTTTATTCTTGTTGTGCGACAAGCACGTCTCACGATACGTGGAGTTTCGAATGAAACGGGCCACCTTTCGCTGCGCCTGTTGCAAGCGGATTCTGACAAGAAACTCAAAGGTAAAAAATCAACGGTATTGCGGTGTCAAGGACTGCCAGCGAGCAAGAAAACGAAAGTGGCAACGAGAAAAGCTGGAATCGGATCCCGATCACCGGGCCAACAAGCGAGAAAGTCAACGGGCCTGGCAAAGCAAAAATCCGAGCTACTGGCAGGAGTACCGGCGAAAAAATCCCACCTATGGAGAACGTAACCGACAACTGCAGCGGGTCAGAGACAGGGCGAAACGTCAGGTGCCGGTCAAGGACGGCCTTGCAAAGACGGATACGTTACCGCCATTTTTTAAGGATACTTCAATGACTGGAGTTTGGAGTTTCAGGCTGGCCCGGCCGGAAGGCGATTTGGGGGGCAAAACTAAAAAAATATAAAAAAAATTATTGACATAGCTGCCGAAATGCGGCAGCCGCGCTTTCCTTAGAAAGCGCGGCCTTCAGAAGAGAACAACTTCACTCTTCTGGAGGCCGCCATGGGCAACAAGGGATATGGCAGTATCCCCGGGACCCTGTTTGAATGTATCACATTCCTTGCCAGGGCTCTACCGGTACGTTCCGTTCCAACCTTTATCGAACTGCTGATCGGTGCCATGCTCACCCAGACCGGGTTTGTTACCGGAGCCTGGCTGGCGATCAGACCGCTACGCAGTTGGAGCGCCTATTACAAATGGCTCCAGGAAGGCAAGTGGCCCTGGGTCGCCCTTGGGGTGCAGATGGCCCGGATGGTAGTGACCTTCTTTCCCCAG
Coding sequences within it:
- a CDS encoding transposase, whose product is MFHVKNHKQLNILDPWAHLGPKRRALLDNSWAGLFQKHILPELPVESLRHHYHDYNGRPTKELYAMMGVMILQQMHDCTDQEAVEQFCFNIQWHYALNITSCSDAAVYLSHKTLWTMRDHLASDASYAEIFDASLGILAKLLKADMNKQRMDSVHVKSNMRNLGRIGLFTKTIKKFLVNLKRHHREHFDQLDTELTQRYLSKSQASLFAMVKPTESTRTLDQLAADVLLLTERFAAVDEVSTMQSFKLLSRLFAEQCVIEEDTTADSGKKAVARPNKEVPSDSLQNPSDADAGYSSHKGQGYQVQLVENYTTTDERGPSLITQVAVESADQHDANALLPALAQLEQKAMLPQQMLADPSTAATAIVKRPCRSIRWQSSPRSCRAIRRSST
- a CDS encoding transposase, whose translation is MAVISPVMPGNQKKFNLTEFTLDDQGKVLTCPQVTAPDTVKKSKSGYSALFPIAVCQNCSSFDRCPVSIGKKGYYYRYTDKDIRLARRRQEEESPEFREKYRYRAGVEATMSEFDRRTGVKHLRVRGMKAVRFAAFMKAIGLNILRASRHWGEKTSPMTSFYSLFFFFLAFQTYFKELFREDFSTRTHEGTNFQPVASFRADWAV
- a CDS encoding sodium:alanine symporter family protein — its product is MDVLNELDAIVGKIGAFAWGPPMLILLVGTGIWLTLALRGLQFTKLGHALYLALIKRKEKTDQPGDITHFQALMTALSATVGTGNIAGVATAIAAGGPGALFWMWITGLVGMATKYSEAVLAVKYRVVDENGEMSGGPMYYISKGLNLPWLGTIFAIFAACAAFGIGNMVQANSVADAMEATYHIPQWVTGLVLMVGTAAVVLGGIKKIGQFTGLFVPFMILFYIVGSCYIIFTHIGAVPDAFALIFNQAFSPTAAVGGFAGSTVMMAIRMGVARGVFSNESGLGSAPIAAAAAQTRSPISQALVSMTQTFIDTIVVCTMTGLVLIITNTWSSGHTGAELSTIAYAAGMPGGAHVVTLGIAMFAYSTILGWCYYGEKSIEYLFGIKSILPYRLVFILFIGVGAISKLSLVWNISDTLNGLMAIPNLIGLIFLTPVIVKETKKYFQ
- a CDS encoding PEP-CTERM sorting domain-containing protein, whose protein sequence is MKNILLALISLSLISVLNAHATPFSVSLDTEISGATPTSAPIVVTFDDTLTDTVRITIDASALTADEAITALYLNYTGNLNGIAWSGISFDAATTITWGGQYKADGDGYFDILFSWGMPGFDAGDIFVFGASASGITADYFNAMSVSGGGNGTWTVAAHVQSIGAGEDSGWMAGNPSPIPEPTTMLLFGTGIAGLAAVGRGKK
- a CDS encoding calcium/sodium antiporter, coding for MLYAISALIVGLVLLVWSADRFIEGAAATAHHLGMPSLLIGMVIVGFGTSAPEMVVSALSASQGNPGIALGNAYGSNITNIALILGLTALLNPIVIHSQVLRRELPLLIAVTALAGWQLADGEISRVDAWVMLGVFALLMAWTIWQGLRQPTDVLATEMTEEIRSHAMPFSRAAFWLVTGLVLLVISSRMLVWGAVEIAQGLGVSDLLIGLTVVAVGTSLPELAAAIVAARKGEHDIALGNVMGSNLFNTLAVVGIAGVIHPMAVGPEVFSRDLLVMAGLTLALCVFGYGFHAPGRINRSEGAILLTSYLGYTGYLVHTFLG